The DNA sequence GCCGGAGCCGCCAAGATGCTGGCCCTGACCGTAAAAAACTGGCCCTGGTACGCGGACTCATACCTGCTGTTGGCCGACATCCACCTGGCCGCCAACCAGAAAGCCGAGGCGCTCGGCGTGCTGCGGCAAGGCGTGTCCCAGAACGGCCTAGCCCCCAGGGACCGCCTGCGCCTGAGCCGCAAGCTCAGCGCAGTGCAAAAAGAGACCAAATAGTCCAAACGGACCTGACCAGCGCCTTCGGCCGCCCGCTCCGTGGCCGAAGGCCCTGCCGATGATGCCCACCGGGCCGGCGCGAAATCCGGTTGGCGGGGGGGGTTGGTCTCGCATTGCGAGTAGAGGGCTTAGTCTTCTTGACAACAAACTTGACTGGGCTTAGTCTGGGCGAACGCTTTTTTCGTAAGTGTTTACAAAAAGGTAACTATGGGGGGCTTACTGTCCGTCCGCGGGCAGGGAAGGCCCCTTTTAACTGCAAGTAACGGCATGTCCCATTTTGAACCGGCTTTTTAGGAGGAAAACGCTATGAAGCTAAGCAAGATTCTGTGCCTGGCCCTGGTGCTGCTCATGGTGCTGGCGGCAGCCCCGGCCCTGGCCAAAAAAACCGTGAAGGTCGCCTTTATCGGGCCCCTGACCGGCGGCGTCTCCGCCATCGGCGTGGGCGGGCGCAACTCGGCCGACCTGGCGGTGCGCCTGCGCAACGCCGACCCCAAGGCCAAGTACCACTACGAGCTGGTGTCCCTGGACGACGAGTGCAAGCCCAACTCGGGCGTGCAGGTGGCCACCAAGGCCGCGGCCGACAAGAAGATCATCGCCGCCGCCACCCACTACTGCTCGGTGGTGGCCCTGGCCGCGGTGGACGTGTATCACCGCTTCGGCCTGCCGGTGATCGTGTGGGGCGCGGTGCATCCGGGCATCACCTACGGCAATAAGTACAAGGAAGTCCACCGCATCAACGGCACCATGATCAACCAGAATGAGGTGGCGGCCAAGTTCATCACCGGGCTGGGCTACAAGACCTGGGTGCTCTTGTATGACACCACCGACTACGGCAAGGGAATGCACGAGTACTTCGCCAAGTATCTCAAGAAGAACGGCGGCAAGATCCTGGGCAGCTTCGGGGTCAACGCCGATCAGCAGGACTTCACCGCCGAGCTGACCCAGGCCAAGAAGCTCAACCCGGACGTGATCTGGTTCGGCGGCCTGACTCCCCTGGGCGTGCGCATCCGCCTGCAGATGGAGAAGCTGGGCATCAAATCCCAGTTCCAGTCCTGCTCGGGCATCATCTCCGACGCCTTCATCACCGGCGCGGGCAACCTGGCCGAGGGCACCATCGCCTTCCGCGAGGGCGAGCCCGTGGAAAACCTGCCTGGCGGCAAGTGGTTCCTGAAGGAGTATGAGAAGGCCGGTTACAAGGAAGCCCCGGACGCCTTTGGTCCCTTCGCCTTCGCGGCCATGAACCTGATCCTGGACGGCATCGAGGCCGCCGGCCCCAAGCGCAAGGCTGTGGTCAAGTGGCTGGACAACGTCAAGGACTACAAGACCATCGTGGGCTCGGTCACCTTTGACGAGCATGGCCAGAACATCTCGCCGGCCATCACCAAGTATGTGGTGCAGGACGGCAAGTGGGTGCCCTGGAAGAATTCCGAGTACGCCAGCGGAAAGCGCAAGCTCAAGAGGCGCTAGCCGTTATAATTAGCCCTCGCGGGGCGGCGCCGAAACGGCGCCGCCCCGCGAACCATGACACCCGGATTTTTTCGACCGCGAGATTGGTTTCCGATGGATATAGGACTTATAGGCCAGCACATCGCCAACGGGCTGATGATGGGCCTGATCTACGCCCTGGTGGCCGTGGGCTTCACCCTGTTCTTCGGCGTGCTGGACGTAATCAAGTTCTCGCACGGCGATGTGCTCACCTGGGGAGTGTTCTCCGCCTTCAGCATGTATCTGCTCCTGTCCTGGATGGGCTTCGAGCACCCGGTGCTCATCCTGGTGATCGTGGCCATCGTGTCCATGGCCTTCATCGCCGTGTTGGGCGGGGTCATCGCCAAGGTGCTCATCATCCCCCTGAAAGGCGCCCCGCCGCTCAACGTGCTTTTGATCACCTTGATGCTGGGCACCGTGCTGCGTGAGTCCATCCGCCTTTTCTATCCCGACGGAGCCAACCCCAAGCACTTTCCGGCCCTGCTGCCCGACTGGAGCCACTCCTGGGGCAACTTCACCCTGCGTTTCGACAACACGGTGATGCTCATCTCCGGCCTGCTGATGATCGTGCTGGTGCAGCTCATCATCAAGCGCACCAAGTTGGGCATGGCCATCCGCGCGGTCTCCCAGGACGAGGAAACCGCCCGGCTCATGGGCATCAACTTCAACCTGGTGGTCTACATCACCTTTGCCCTGGGCTCGGCCCTGGCCGCCTTCGCGGGGGTGACCTACGGCCTTTACTACAACGAGTTGAGCTTCAACATGGGCCTTTTGCTGGGGGCCATCGGCTTCAGCGCGGCGGCGGTGGGAGGCTTCGGCAACATCTACGGGGCCATCGTGGGAGGCTTCCTCTTCGCCATGCTCCAAACCATAGGCGCGGCCGCCCTGCCCTTTGCCAGCGCCTACAAAGACGTTTTCGCCTTCGGGGTGGTCATCGTGATCATGGCCATCAAGCCCACCGGGCTCCTGGGCGAGAAAGAAACGGAGAGGGTGTGAGGCAATGACCAGCCGCAGCCGAGCTTCCGTATCTTTCCTGCCCGCCCTGGTGGCCGTCCTCCTGGGCGCGGTGTACCTGGTGTTCTTTTTGGCCGGCGAGTCCCAGCTCGAGATATTCGGGCTCTTGCTGGGGGCCGGGCTGGCCCTGTTCCTGCTGCGCCGGGCGCGCGTGCTGGAGCGGGTGGGCCGTAGCGCCAAGGACCACAGCATGGCCTTTGCCACCGCGGTGGTGGCGGCCACCGTGGCCATCAGCCTCTATTTCTATGACGACAACTTCGTGCTGTTCTTGGTGGCCACGGTGCTGGTCTACATCCTGACCTGCCTGGGGCTCAACATCCAGTTCGGCTTCGTTGGGGTGGTCAACTTCGCGGGGGCCAGCTTCTTCGGGGTGGGCTGCTACACCGCGGCCATCCTGACCAAGCACACCGCCACGCCGCACCTTCTGATCTTGTTCCTGGGTGGCCTGGCCGCCGCGGCCCTGGGTTTCATCGTGCTGGTGCCGGTCTTGAAAACCCGGGGGCACTACGCCGCCCTGGTCACCATCGCCTTTGCCCTGCTGTTCAAGACCTTTCTGGAGGTCAACGACACCCTGGGCGGGCCCCAGGGCCTTAAGTGCGACGGGCTCAAGCTCTTCGGCTGGGACGTGAACCAGGACCTGGTCATCGGCTCCTTCGAGGGCTCGTTCTACTTGGGCTATATCGCGGTGGCCCTGGCGCTGTGCGTCCTGGGCTTCATCCTGGCCCGGCGGCTGGAGGACTCCTGGATCGGGCTGAACATGGACGCGGTGCGCCTGGACGAGACGGTGAGCGCCTGCTTCGGCCAGTCCATCCCCCGGGGCAAGATCACCGCCTTCACCCTGGGCAACTTCTACTGCGGAGTGGCCGGGGCCCTCTACGCCATGATGCTGGGCTACATCGCGCCCACCAACTTCACCTTCGGCGACTCGCTCATCCTGTTGTCCATCGTCATCTTGGGCGGGCTGGGCTCGCTGTGGGGGGCGGTGGCCGCCACCAGCATCATCATCCTCATGCCCGAAAAGTTCCAGGTGTTGCAGGAATACCGCTTCCTGCTCTTCGCGGCCCTGGTGATCGCCATTCTGTTGTTCAGGCCCCAGGGGCTTCTGCCCCGCCCCCTGCGCGGCTTCCTCACGCTTAGGTCGAGGTAGCGCCATGACTCAGACGCAACCACTATTGACCATCAAGAGCCTGAGCAAGAACTTCGGTGGAGTGCGCGCCCTGGACGAGTTGAGCCTGGAGGTGCCCCGCAACCGGATCATGGGCCTTATCGGGCCCAACGGCTCGGGCAAAACCACCTTCTTCAACGTGGTCACCGGCATCTATCCCGCCTCGGCGGGCCAGGTGTTCCTGGAGGGCAAGGACATAACCAACCTCTCGCCCCAGCAGGTGTACCGCCGGGGCGTGGCCCGCACCTTCCAGCGCTCGCGCCTGTTGTTGCCCCTGTCCATCCTGGACAACATCACCCTGGGCGACCACGCCCGGGTGAACAACGGGCTGCTGTTCAACCTGTTCCGGCGGGGCGCCCTGACCAAGGAGTTCCAGAACAGCCTGGACAAGGCCCGCGAGCTGATCACCATCTTCGACCCCGACCTGGCCCACAACATCTTCGAGCCGGTGGAGGCCCTGCCCATGATCTCCCGGCGGCGCATCGAGATCTGCCGGGCCCTGATCTGCCGTCCCAAGCTGCTCTTGCTTGACGAGCCCTCGGCGGGCATGACCCACGACGAGACCTTCCGGCTCATCGACGACATCCTGGAGATCAAGGGCAAGATCGAGGATCTGACCATCATCATCATCGAGCACGAGATGTCGGTGATGGAGCGCATAACCGACTACTGCGCGGTGCTCAACTTCGGAGAGAAGATCTGCGAGGGCACCTACCAAGAGGTCGCCTCGGACCCGCAGGTCCAGGAAGCCTATCTGGGGGTGGACTAATGGCCCAGACTCAACCAGCCCTGAGCATCGAAGGCATCTACACCGCTTATGACCGGGCCGACGTTCTGGAGGACCTGAGCCTCCAGGTGGCCCCCGGCTCCATCACCTGCCTGCTGGGTTCCAACGGCTCGGGCAAGACCACCCTGATCCGCTCCATCCTGGGGCTCAC is a window from the Desulfarculaceae bacterium genome containing:
- a CDS encoding ABC transporter ATP-binding protein; protein product: MTQTQPLLTIKSLSKNFGGVRALDELSLEVPRNRIMGLIGPNGSGKTTFFNVVTGIYPASAGQVFLEGKDITNLSPQQVYRRGVARTFQRSRLLLPLSILDNITLGDHARVNNGLLFNLFRRGALTKEFQNSLDKARELITIFDPDLAHNIFEPVEALPMISRRRIEICRALICRPKLLLLDEPSAGMTHDETFRLIDDILEIKGKIEDLTIIIIEHEMSVMERITDYCAVLNFGEKICEGTYQEVASDPQVQEAYLGVD
- a CDS encoding branched-chain amino acid ABC transporter substrate-binding protein, which translates into the protein MKLSKILCLALVLLMVLAAAPALAKKTVKVAFIGPLTGGVSAIGVGGRNSADLAVRLRNADPKAKYHYELVSLDDECKPNSGVQVATKAAADKKIIAAATHYCSVVALAAVDVYHRFGLPVIVWGAVHPGITYGNKYKEVHRINGTMINQNEVAAKFITGLGYKTWVLLYDTTDYGKGMHEYFAKYLKKNGGKILGSFGVNADQQDFTAELTQAKKLNPDVIWFGGLTPLGVRIRLQMEKLGIKSQFQSCSGIISDAFITGAGNLAEGTIAFREGEPVENLPGGKWFLKEYEKAGYKEAPDAFGPFAFAAMNLILDGIEAAGPKRKAVVKWLDNVKDYKTIVGSVTFDEHGQNISPAITKYVVQDGKWVPWKNSEYASGKRKLKRR
- a CDS encoding branched-chain amino acid ABC transporter permease gives rise to the protein MTSRSRASVSFLPALVAVLLGAVYLVFFLAGESQLEIFGLLLGAGLALFLLRRARVLERVGRSAKDHSMAFATAVVAATVAISLYFYDDNFVLFLVATVLVYILTCLGLNIQFGFVGVVNFAGASFFGVGCYTAAILTKHTATPHLLILFLGGLAAAALGFIVLVPVLKTRGHYAALVTIAFALLFKTFLEVNDTLGGPQGLKCDGLKLFGWDVNQDLVIGSFEGSFYLGYIAVALALCVLGFILARRLEDSWIGLNMDAVRLDETVSACFGQSIPRGKITAFTLGNFYCGVAGALYAMMLGYIAPTNFTFGDSLILLSIVILGGLGSLWGAVAATSIIILMPEKFQVLQEYRFLLFAALVIAILLFRPQGLLPRPLRGFLTLRSR
- a CDS encoding branched-chain amino acid ABC transporter permease, which gives rise to MDIGLIGQHIANGLMMGLIYALVAVGFTLFFGVLDVIKFSHGDVLTWGVFSAFSMYLLLSWMGFEHPVLILVIVAIVSMAFIAVLGGVIAKVLIIPLKGAPPLNVLLITLMLGTVLRESIRLFYPDGANPKHFPALLPDWSHSWGNFTLRFDNTVMLISGLLMIVLVQLIIKRTKLGMAIRAVSQDEETARLMGINFNLVVYITFALGSALAAFAGVTYGLYYNELSFNMGLLLGAIGFSAAAVGGFGNIYGAIVGGFLFAMLQTIGAAALPFASAYKDVFAFGVVIVIMAIKPTGLLGEKETERV